The Amblyraja radiata isolate CabotCenter1 chromosome 1, sAmbRad1.1.pri, whole genome shotgun sequence genome contains a region encoding:
- the LOC116979790 gene encoding LOW QUALITY PROTEIN: peroxisome proliferator-activated receptor gamma coactivator 1-alpha-like (The sequence of the model RefSeq protein was modified relative to this genomic sequence to represent the inferred CDS: inserted 3 bases in 3 codons; deleted 1 base in 1 codon): SGLTPPTTPPHKANXDNPFKAAVKHRSSCGSSVRSPPPKKLRLSVSASSSQRSSPIKIGTEQTELYAQLSKNSDLPSAFSITQSEERKMKRTNTRLXGDHDYCQFMNAKAESLTTMTFYKAREPKDIKLQDLSSRVASPRDRKINESQQLEAQPSNYSGPRLQLKDQEIRAELNKHFGHPCQAFFDEMEERXSLQREKDFCPGYYSKLPTFLSAGMSLDGVFDESDDETEKFLYPWDGTPDGLLLERSCSRSLSSSPCSDSIYSPKTYAPSQRIVRARSRSSSYPRRRHYSRSPYYHSRSRSPYNRSSSRSHHCYDSGRSRVQHRSRGSPCSYSRSRSRSPFSRYSRPRYDSYEEYENERLKREEYRKDYEKREFERAKQRERQRQKAIEERRVIYVGKVRGDITRTELKRRFEVFGEIEECTVHLREDGDNYGFITYRYTCDAFAALENGHTLRRSHEPPFELCFGGRRQFYKSNYADLDSNSDDFDPASTKSKYDSMDFDTLLKEAQRSLRR; this comes from the exons tcagGTCTGACACCACCAACCACTCCTCCACATAAAGCTA AGGATAATCCGTTTAAGGCTGCAGTCAAACACAGGTCATCTTGCGGTTCTTCAGTACGCAGTCCACCTCCAAAGAAATTACGGTTAAGTGTTTCTGCCTCAAGCTCTCAACGAAGCAGTCCCATAAAGATAGGCACTGAACAAACTGAACTCTATGCCCAACTCAGTAAGAATTCAGATTTACCCAGTGCATTTAGCATTACCCAAAGTGAAGAGAGGAAGATGAAACGGACAAATACAAGAC TTGGTGATCATGACTACTGTCAATTCATGAATGCAAAGGCAGAGTCATTAACTACCATGACGTTCTACAAAGCAAGGGAACCCAAAGACATTAAACTCCAGGATTTGTCTTCCAGAGTGGCCTCGCCCAGAGACCGTAAAATAAAT GAAAGCCAGCAACTGGAAGCACAGCCCAGCAATTATTCTGGTCCCAGATTACAATTGAAAGACCAAGAAATCAGGGCC GAGCTAAACAAGCACTTTGGTCATCCATGTCAAGCCTTCTTTGATGAAATGGAAGAGA CAAGTCTTCAGAGGGAAAAAGACTTTTGTCCTGGATATTACTCAAAACTGCCAACTTTTCTCAGTGCAGGAATGTCGCTGGACGGTGTGTTTGATGAGAGTGATGATGAGACTGAAAAGTTCCTCTATCCATGGGACGGAACACCTGATGGGTTATTATTAGAAAGATCTTGTTCTCGTTCTCTGTCCAGCTCTCCATGTAGCGATTCCATCTACTCACCAAAGACTTATGCACCTTCTCAAAGAATAGTCAGGGCAAGATCGAGATCTAGTTCCTATCCTAGACGTAGACATTATTCTCGCTCCCCATATTATCATTCCAGATCAAGATCTCCTTACAATAGATCCTCATCTAG ATCACACCACTGCTATGATTCAGGGCGCAGTAGGGTACAACACAGGTCTCGTGGAAGCCCTTGCTCATACTCAAGGTCACGCTCCAGGTCTCCCTTCAGTCGTTATAGTAGACCCAG ATATGACAGCTATGAGGAATATGAAAATGAGAGGCTGAAGAGGGAGGAATATCGAAAGGACTATGAGAAACGTGAATTTGAAAGAGCAAAACAAAGGGAACGTCAAAGGCAAAAGGCAATT GAGGAACGCCGTGTTATTTATGTGGGAAAAGTCAGGGGTGACATAACACGCACAGAACTTAAAAGACGTTTTGAAGTTTTTGGTGAAATCGAAGAATGCACTGTACATTTGCGTGAAGATGG TGACAACTATGGTTTCATCACATATCGTTACACTTGTGATGCCTTTGCTGCCCTCGAGAATGGACACACTTTGCGAAGGTCTCATGAGCCACCATTTGAATTGTGCTTTGGTGGTCGTAGACAGTTTTACAAGTCAAACTATGCAGATCTAG ATTCCAATTCAGATGACTTTGACCCTGCTTCAACTAAAAGCAAGTACGACTCAATGGATTTTGATACCTTGCTGAAAGAGGCCCAGCGAAGCTTGCGTAGGTAA